The nucleotide sequence CCGAATGCATGGCTTAAATAAAGTGCGGACAATGGTCCGGACAGAAACCCCAAAAATAAGGCAAAGAAGATCGTATTCCCGTAAAACTTAGTGAGCTTTAAGGTGAGATAGAATAACGGCAAGAAGAGAAGTCCAAGAAACGCAACGGTCGAGAACATTGTCCCGAAGAGACCCACTGGCAAGAAGAGCGCAGCCATTCCATTCACGAATAGAAGGCCTAGCCCCAAGAGTTTCCAAGGAGGATCCGGGCGTTTTGGTTTTTGGTTTTCCCAATTTTTTACTAACGCGAGCATGTTCTATCACTCGTTAGGATCGAAGAAGGCAATCGATCGAAAAGAATCCTTCTTAAGGCTCCTATCGACTTCCTATTCTACGACGACTGAAGAAGAAAATCTACTCCAGATTTTTACCGCTTCGGATTCTAATCGAAGCGGATAGGCCAAAGAAAAAAGGATTCCCCTTGTGCCTCTTAAATAAAATTTCTCTAGGACTACGATTTTGCTCCTTCTTCCATCCGGAGAAACATAATTAAAGTCGGTTCGGTAGGCATCTCCTTCCTTCTTACGCAGATAATTCCATTCTCTCATGGTCCTCGGGTTGATCCCTCGTAGAGAATCCCAGATCTTATAGTAGTTCTGAGCATCGAATGCCTGAGGATGAAAATGCAATGTGGTCCCGATCGTAAATACGATCCGATCCGGTCGGAAGAATAAGAGTCCTTCGCTGCTCTTTCTATATTCTTTTTCCCAAGTATCCGGCTCCTTCTCCAAAGGAAAACTCTTATAGAATCGATGCACCTGCCAAAGAAAATCCGGATCTTCTCCGGAGAATTCCCTATCCTGGTCCGGAAATAGATACGAAAAATCGGAACTCAGGTCCAAGGCATAAGCGAAGTCGTTACTTTTGATCTTCAATACGGAAGGGTCCCAGCATCCGAAAGGATCCGTCAGTCTCTGCAGTTCCTTCTCCTTATGAGAATATTGATCTAGGAATTTTCCGAGAAGCCTCGCCGTTCTTTCAAACGCTTCCGGCACTAGCTTGCCGTATCGCAAACGATAACAATACATGGAGCCTTTTAATAAGCGGATCGCAGAGTAAGGATTGCCGTGCTTCTGTAGACTTTCTGCTTCGCTATAGTGCAGGTCTAATTCGGAACGACTCGGAAATACTTCCTTGTATTGCCGATCCAGGATCATTTCCACGTGACCGTCTTTATAGAATCTGTAATTTCGCAAACGGGAGTCCGTCTTCCAAACATAATGTTCGCTCAATCGAAATGCTCCCTGCAATCGGTTGTGCAGTAGTTCTTCCTTCTTATCCTGATCGCTAAACCAAGGTTGACGAAGTAGAGGATCGATCTCTTTTTCCTGAGTCATCGCGTCATTGGAAATAAATAGGAAGATCAAGAATGAGAATGGAATAGCCCGGCATTTTGCAAGGGACCAAATAGATCGGAGGAGCCACATCGGTGAAATCTTAAAATAGAAAACAGCGAACTAAGTTTAATTTATCCTCTAAAAAAAGAAAGATAATTATATAAGATCGGATTTGCCAAAGGAAGTACGTTTAGAAAAAGAAATGATCAGATTGTCTCAGAATATTCCTTTTTTATGAAATTCCTTTCTGGAAAATCAGCGAAACAAACCTTCCAATTCACGAAGAGAATTGATCCCAATGATCTCAAGCCCCGGGATCTTTTCCAACTCGGAAAGATTTCCTTTAGGAAGATAGACTCTTTCTATTCCTACACCTTTCAATTCCTTCAAACGAATGGTGACCTGTCCTACGGATCGCACTTCGCCCGAAAGACCTACCTCTCCTATGACTGCGGATCCGGATTGCACCGGTCTTTCCGTGTAGCTCGAAAGAATGGAAGCGCAGATGGCCAAGTCCAAGGCAGGCTCGTCTATCTGCAATCCTCCTGCGAGGTTCCCAAATATATCACATTCCGATAATGTATGTCCCAAATACTTTTCGATCACCGCGGCAAGAAGGATCAATCTTCTGGTATCGGGACCTTCTGCCATTCTGCGAGCCTGGGAATAATTCGTCCTGCTCACTAAGGCTTGGACTTCCACACTGAGAGCGCGACTTCCCTCTAGGACCGAACTGATAACGGAGCCACTTTTCCCTTCGGTTAAAGAACTGATGAATACTCTTTGTCTGTCCTTTACTTCCTTCAGTCCGGATTCCAGCATTTCGAAAACTGCAAGATCGCCCACTGCACCGAATCTGTTCTTAACGGCTCTTAATAAGCGAAAATAATTCAGTTTGTCCCCTTCGAAATAGAGCACTGTGTCCACCAAATGCTCCAACACTTTCGGTCCGGCAATGGCTCCGTCCTTAGTGATATGCCCGGTCATAACGATCGGGATCCCAGTACGTTTAGAAGTTTCTAATAGAACTTGAGTGCATTCTCTCAATTGGGTGACCGTGCCCGCTTGGTTCGGCAAGGCTTCTCGGGTCAGAGTTTGGATGGAATCCACAAAGACCAGATCCGGAGAAATATCCTCGATCATGGCGGAAATATTCTCCGCATACGTCTCGGAAGAAAGAAGAAGGTCCGAAGAAAGAACTCCCATTCTTGC is from Leptospira langatensis and encodes:
- a CDS encoding LIC10775 family protein, which encodes MWLLRSIWSLAKCRAIPFSFLIFLFISNDAMTQEKEIDPLLRQPWFSDQDKKEELLHNRLQGAFRLSEHYVWKTDSRLRNYRFYKDGHVEMILDRQYKEVFPSRSELDLHYSEAESLQKHGNPYSAIRLLKGSMYCYRLRYGKLVPEAFERTARLLGKFLDQYSHKEKELQRLTDPFGCWDPSVLKIKSNDFAYALDLSSDFSYLFPDQDREFSGEDPDFLWQVHRFYKSFPLEKEPDTWEKEYRKSSEGLLFFRPDRIVFTIGTTLHFHPQAFDAQNYYKIWDSLRGINPRTMREWNYLRKKEGDAYRTDFNYVSPDGRRSKIVVLEKFYLRGTRGILFSLAYPLRLESEAVKIWSRFSSSVVVE
- the radA gene encoding DNA repair protein RadA; this encodes MKKKITKIFLCQSCGQEYSRWAGKCDSCGKWNTIVEESGGDRFSSSVPSSFKKNASYKEPIPIDSIPADNTKRVTTGLSELDLVLGGGLVPGSLILVGGEPGVGKSTLVLEISRSMISKGCKILYISGEESAAQVGLRAARMGVLSSDLLLSSETYAENISAMIEDISPDLVFVDSIQTLTREALPNQAGTVTQLRECTQVLLETSKRTGIPIVMTGHITKDGAIAGPKVLEHLVDTVLYFEGDKLNYFRLLRAVKNRFGAVGDLAVFEMLESGLKEVKDRQRVFISSLTEGKSGSVISSVLEGSRALSVEVQALVSRTNYSQARRMAEGPDTRRLILLAAVIEKYLGHTLSECDIFGNLAGGLQIDEPALDLAICASILSSYTERPVQSGSAVIGEVGLSGEVRSVGQVTIRLKELKGVGIERVYLPKGNLSELEKIPGLEIIGINSLRELEGLFR